Within the Catalinimonas niigatensis genome, the region ATTTTGCATGACATAGCCAAACCTGCTACCAAAAAGTATGATAAACATGCCGGTTGGACTTTTCATGGCCACGAGGATAAAGGCGCTCGTATGGTGCCTAAAATCTTTAAAAATCTCAAGCTTCCCCTTGATCAGAAGATGAAGTACGTACAGAAACTAGTAAAGCTTCATCTTCGTCCTATTGCTTTAGTCAAAGATGAAGTGTCTGACTCTGCTATCAGGCGTCTGCTCTATGAAGCCGGGGATGATGTAGAGGATCTTATGAAACTATGCCGAGCCGATATTACTTCCAAAAACAACCTGAAAGTAAAGAAGTATCTCCAAAATTTTGATACAGTAGTAGAAAAAATGGCAGAAGTGGAAAGCAAAGACAAGCTCAGAAACTTTCAACCTCCTATTTCTGGTGAAGATGTAATGCATATTTTTGATCTGAAACCATCTAAGGTGGTTGGAGAAATAAAAAACGATATCAGGGAAGCTATACTGGATGGTAAAATCAATAATTCACGTGAGGAGGCATACCGTTACATGATTATACTTGCCCGGCAAAAAGGCTTAGAAGCTGTCCGAACAATTTAATCATTTTTTAAGTCAGCAAAATCCTTGGTTTTTTCCATGTTTTTATCAATTCCAATGCTTGATTTTACGCCTGAAAGTATGCTTTGCCACCAGTAATGGAACATGGCTTTGGATGGATCTCTTTGGTAAGAGATATTTCCTATTCTTAAAAAAACGGCTTTAGGGTTGTTTGCCTTAAGTACAAATGCATTGGCGATAAATGAACCAAGTTTCTCATCAAATCCGGTATTTCCTTTTTCCCGGTCAATCATTTGTACACTCAGGTTGTTGTATCTGAAGATCATAGTACCTGTACTTTTCTCCCGGTCTCCCGAAAAATTAAAGCGCATCTCCTGATTTACTCCTTCTTTAATATGTACAAAGGCTACTGGCTCCAGTATTTGGTTAAACTTGGTCAGATCCATTTTATCCAGCGTTCCATTAATATAAAATTTCAGGGATTTACTTGCCAAAGGAAATCTGAATGATGTCTTCAATTTACCTTCACCCAACACTAAAGCCGTGACATCCAGCATGGTAACCACACTATCCTTTACGGCCGCTGGATCATTTGTGAGATTTGCTCCAGTAGCGTTCAACGCTTCAAAAGTGATTACTCCGTCTTTTTCTGCGTCCTCTGCTCTTTCCGCATAAGTAATCAGTCCGTCTATAATTTGGAGTTGATGAATATTAACCAGATGATCCAAATTAAAAAGTAGTTCCTGATGAAGTCCAGGACGTTTAGTTTCATCCCTGGGTAACTGATTGTCCCTGAATATTTCAAGTGTAGGTTCATAGACATCCACCCGCCCCACAATAACATTTTTTTTCTTCAGCATTTCCTCAAAATCAACTTCATTCAATTCTATTTGATCCACATACAAATGAGCCAAAGACTTATTGTATTCAAATTTTTTCAGAAACTGGCTCCTACTAAGTTGAGGTTGTAGTTTGAGTCCACTGATACCTATTTTCCGGGCAGCTGACTCAATTTTAATTACATCTGCTGACAAAAGATAGAGACCATCATCCAGACTACGGCTATAATCCTGAATACTGATACTTACATCTTCAGCAAAGAACATCCGTTCCGAAGGAGTCTGCTTTGAATCGGTAATAGAAGAAATTTGCTTGTCAAGACGTGTTTGGTCTAGATAAAAATTTGAAATGTTCGCTTTTAGTTTTGGTGAGGTAAAGCTGATCTTTCTGGTCTTTTTATCATAAATTTCCAGGCTGCTTTCCGGAAAGATAATTTCTTCAATATTCAGTTTTTTCAGATAAGGAGAAATCACCTCATGAATAGAAGCAGTACTATCCTTGGCATCAGTTTGCTTTACAGCCAGATATACTTTTGAATCAGCATGGTTGATATTAAGCTGTTGCACATTGAAATCACCATACAAGTAAGCTTTTTTAAAATCCAGCCCCCGCAGATGAAGATTTGTAGTATTGAAAGCGATATGTGTATTTTCTTCTAGATTAAAGACCTCTTTAGGCGGGCTGATCTGTAATTTTCCTACTCTTAAATGTGAATCCCTGCTTGAAAAATAAGCATGTCTAAGCGTCACTTTATGTTTATTTCCTCCTCTGTTTATTAACAAATGATCCGTAAAAAAATTAAAATCAATTTCATCAGCATATAAAATATTATGCAGATGCCTGTTTTTTTGGTGGTTTACTCTGATATTACGCGCTTTAAATTCTACAGAATCCACACTTACAAAGCTTAAAGTATCAGCAGCAAACCTTCGCAAATAGCTAAGCTTTCCTTTTTCTACATTCACATAACGCAGATGAATGTTTCGCAGGTTTGTGTTCAAAAGCTTATTCAGATCGGGTTGTAATGATTGCCAGACAAGTATTTCGTCCTGATGGGCATGCTTTGATTTTGTCCTCTCCTCTACCTGATAAGAAGGTTTGGTGATGATCAACCTTCCTACTTGTAATAGCTGATCATGTATCAGACGATAAGGATCAATATCATCAGCCATAATTTTTTCGCAATATATTTGCAAATTATGCAAATCAGAACCTTTAGGAATATTGGTAATCATGTTAAGCTTACCCATATCCAGTTGTCCTTCGTATGAATTGTAGTGAATTTCCCCTCCTTTCAATCCGAGTAACGGATAGGTTTCGTCTTCCGGATAAAAATTCCATTGGTAATCTTGCGCCTTAACATCTAACACATCTGCATAAAAAGGACGAACGCGACTCATATGAGTAAGGGAATCAAGATAAAAACCTTTCAAATGTACATCTAGCTTTTGAGCAGCAAATAAAGGCTCTATACCCTTTTTGCTTATCTTCTGAAGCAAAAGCTTCGCATTGTTTATTCTGGCTGAAGGGACTGAAAGCTTATTCAGATAAGAAGATAGTTGTGGATAGAGTTCTTCAATATCAAAACGAAGCTCTCTTTTAGGTTGATCGTTCTCCTTATAATTAAGTATTATTTGGGGTGAATACACAGCCAGAAAGGCAAATCCTGCTTGTTGCTCCTGATATATTTTTTTGAGATCTATCTTATTAAACTTCACATAAGGGATATACATTTTGTCCAGCCACACTTCTGTGGAAGGAGGATTATTTGGATTGGTCAGGAAGCGAATATTTTTAAAGTACGCTTCTTCGGAAAGCGTTGAAATCCTGGCGGCTTCTACATTTAATGTTCCTCCTTCTCCTTTCTGTCCAGGAAGTAAAAACCTACTGTTCTTTAGAAAAATGTCCATATCCGAAGCAAGTACAGCTACTTTACTATCTTCAAATACAAAAGCTGAATCTTTGTCCAGATGATCTATACTAATTGTATCTAAAGTGGCGTAAAAAGTATCTATAGAGGTAATCTGTGTAAATCCGCTTAAATCATCTTTAGCCTTGATTATCTGAAACTGCCCTGAATCAATCTGTAGCTTCCCGGCCTTAAGCCATTGAAATAATGCCGAAGAATCTCCCGGCGCGATGATGGGTGACAGGTTCAATTGCGCATTGCTCCAATCGTAGAGCAGTGATTTAATACTCTCCGGTACTTCTTCCATAACCTGTGACTGGTATTGAAATCTGCCGGAAGCCTGCTTTCCTACAGATTGTGGAGCAAAGTTTGCAATCTTTACCTTAGGGCTTGTGATAAGTATGCTATCCAACAAGGCCGCTTTATCCCTGGTCATCGTTTCTAACTGTATCCCAAAAAAAGAGGCTGATGAAATATTCACTTCATATGCCAGAGGTTTGGATGGAGGCGCCAAAAGTAACTCTTCCAGGGAGTCAACGCCTGCCTTAAACATGACAGCGTCAAAATATACATCACAGCCAAAATTCCTGTAACTGTCTGTTTGCAATGAAGCGCTTTCGGCTGTAAAATAATGTCTCTGATCCGGCAGATAGAGTTTGAGTTTACCTATATCTAAGGTTACAGAATCTGCTGGTAATACCATGCTCAAAGAATCCTTGCCTAGAACTGAGTCTAATTCAACATGCGTCAGCAACAAATTTGCGTCTTCAATTTTTAACAACTCCAATGTATCTTTTCCATACCGATGCACTTGCAGGCTGGCGCTGTCAAAAACAATGTCATTGATTTGCAATTTGCTCAGTTTGGTGGATATCTTCTGATAGAGGCTATCCGGATGCAGCACATCCAAACGATGAAATGTTCTGGCCTTGAGGCTATCATGAAGAATCTGGAGTGTAATGGAAGGTTCAGTAAAGACTAATTGATTTGCTACCAAAAGGCTGTCAAAGTACAAATCACGCCAATCAATCTCGGTTAGACTTATCTCCGGAATGTGCACCCGCAGATCGTTTCCTGATGAAACCGGTAACATTTGTAGTTCTTTCAGGTAGATCCTTTTATGTTTGGTAGAAAAGCCTAATGTATCTGCCTTTAGCAAATAAGAGCTGTCAGAGAGAAGGAGTTGATAATCTCCTAGCTGAATATCAATATCTTTGGTAAAGAAAATCCTGTCATTTTGCCCCAGGCTAGAAGAGTCCAGCAGGAAATCGTATAAACTGAAATTGACATGCTGAGCATGAAATTTATTACTGATATTTGATGAGGAAATATCGGTAGCAGCATTTTGCTGGGTAATAAACACGTTTCCATCCCAAATTTTGAATGAGTTAAATGATACTGAATTCAAATACTCACTAAGATGCCCCTGGAGATTGCGGGCTAATATTTGGATTGATTCTTTTGGAGTTGGCCGGTTTGTATCTGTCTTTCTGGCCCTGAGAAATTGTATTTCAGGTTGATTAAAGCGTATTTCTTTTAATCGTAACTGTTGGTGGTTATAAAGATCAAGAAATTTCACTCCTTTTATATCAGCTTCAGGCACAGACAGTTTGATATGATCAGCTTGTGCGTCCTGATCAGCATCTATATTCAAATAGCCTGCATAATAAAGCCCGGTTACTGATAAGTTCCCGGTAAAAACATTGATGCTTAGGTTATCAAAATCAAGGGTGGGGCGTTTACCAGGTTCAAATGCCTGCTCGCTATAGCGTCTAAAACCCAGTAATATGGATTCTTTAAAAATTTCATCACCAAAAAACAGAAGCAATGCCTGTCCCAGCAAGACAATCAGCAGGACTGATCCTAAGATACCCCATACCCACCTTTTTACAGCTCGCTTCTTCATCCAAAAGAGAATTCAGAATAACATTTCTCGTTTAACACCTGTCAATATGATAAAATTTCATCACATTTAGGCTACTCTGAAAAATGCAAAATGGGTAAATACCTTACAATCACAGCAAATAGCTAGCTGTGAAAAACACTGTCTAAAGATAGGTTAGGAGTTCAAAATCTTCTTTTTGTGAATCCAGCAGTTTGCTATTTTCACACTTAAGCACTCTGGAGGGAAATTCCTTGATAAACTGATAGTTATGGGTAGCCATCAACACGGTTGTGCCACTGCGGTTGATTTCGCGGAAGAGATCAAGAATACCAGATGAAACCTGAGGGTCCAGGTTTCCGGTAGGCTCATCGGCAATCAGTAAAATAGGTTCGTTGATCAGGGCGCGGGCAATGACTACCCTTTGTTGCTCTCCCCCTGAAAGCTGATGGGGCATCTTGGTACCTGAAGAACCCAGCCCTACCCTCATAAGTACATCACTAAGCCTTTTCTTCATTTTTGACCTGTCTTTCCATCCGGTGGCCTTCATCACAAAGAAAAGGTTTTCATCAACAGTACGATCTGCAAAAAGCTGAAAATCCTGAAAAATAATACCCAAACGACGGCGTAAATAGGGGATTTCCGAAGCTTTAATATTTTTAATATTATATCCGGCAATTTCTACTTCTCCTAATTTGAGAGGAAGATCGGCATAGAGCGTTTTCAGTAAAGAGCTTTTACCACTACCAGTTCTTCCTACCAGATACACAAACTCCCCTTTCTCTACACTAAAATGCACATCTTCCAAGACCACTCTATGCTCCTGGAAGATGCAGGCATTGCTGACTTGTAATACAGGTTTATTATCAAAAACGTAAGAAGATTCCTCCATTTTAACAATTACTAGACTTCCAGCTTTTGTAGTTTTCCGTAAGGCAAACGCTCAATAATCTCCTTAAGTATTTCATCCTTTCCATCCAGACCGTATTTTTCCAGTTTTTTCAACTCACGGTCAGCCCGGAAATAGGCTACCAGCACAAAATTATCATCGCGTAGCTGAATATAATCAGGGATTTTTGCCTTACCCTTTACTTTGATAATGTACATGGAATTCACCAGCCAAATATCTTATGAATGAGCAGTAACGGCTTTGTTTCCTTTTTTATAATCGCTGAGAAATTTCTCCAGCCCGGCATCTGTCAATGGATGTTTCAATAAACCGGTAATTACGCTCAAAGGGCAAGTAGCTACATCTGCACCTACTTCAGCACATTGGATCAGATGCATGGTATGCCTTACAGAGGCAGCAAGCACTTGGGTTTCATAAGCATAATTCTGAAATATATTTACAATTTGTTCAATAAGAGCTACTCCATCTATGGCTATATCGTCTAAGCGTCCTATAAAAGGAGAGACATACGAAGCACCTGCTTTGGCAGCAAGAATAGCTTGTCCGGGAGAAAATATCAAAGTACAATTAGTGCGAATTCCTTCAGAAGTAAATTTCTTAATGGCTTTTACACCGTCTCTGATCATAGGGACTTTGACCACAATTTTATCGTCAATCTTAGCCAGAGCCATGCCTTCTTTGTAAATCTCGTCAAATTCTGTGGCAATTACTTCAGCACTCACATTGTCATCCACAATATTACAGATGTCTTTGTAGCGTTGAATGATATTGTCATGGCCAGTCACACCTTCTTTTGCCATCAGGGAAGGATTAGTCGTTACGCCGTCAAGTACACCTAAGTCATAGGCTTCGCGTATTTCGTCAAGGTTTGCAGTGTCAATAAAAAATTCCATAATTATTTTTTTTAGCGCTTAAGTTGGCCTAAAGATACAGGAGTTTATAAAACGAAAAAAATTCAATAAAAATTTAGTGAAGGGCAAAGAAAAAACGGGTATCACACCGCTACGACTGCCTACCCTTGCTCTATTCCTAGCCTGGGGGAGTTCAGCAGGAGCTGGTTGTACCCGTCTGTTGCAAATGTATGATGAATAGATTTTATTCCCAAATGCTTGCCTGAGAAACAAGTGATTTCTTTGAATTAGTTTTATTACTACAGAAATAGACAAATAAAAAAAGAGGCGCAACAACGCCTCTCTTTTTCATGCAAACAACCTATTACTTACAAAAATCAATCAAAATCCGTTTTAAATATTCTAAAGGCCACTCCATCATAAGTGCCGGCAAATTCATTGGGTAACGCTCCCTGGAAGGGAACTACTACTGTTCCATCGCTAGCTGTGGTAAAGGTTCCCAGCATTGTTCCTGCCTGACTTACATCAATGGCTAAATTGGAAATGGGATTATACTTGATACCCACATTTTGATCCAGGATACCTGTCTTATCCAATTCAAAAAGCGTAAGTTGTGCTTCATTGGGTGCAATGCTATCGTATTGTAGCACAACAGGAGCAGCTACCCGGTCAAAAGCCATATCCGATTCCTCTTCGCAAGCTGAAAGTAGTAGTACTGTCAGGCATAGCGTAATACATATAGGAAATATTTTTTTCATATTTTTTTTGTTGAAAGATTTGACATCAGCAAGAGAGGAGCTATCATGCTCCCGTTCTCTTTATTCTACCCACCAGAGTTTGGTTTTCATATCGTCTGACCCACCATTTAGTGCAGCACCGGCTTCTACATTGGTTTCATTAAGCGAGTATTCGGTAGAAGGATACACCAACCGGGTTGGTAATACACCATCATTCTGAAACTGTGCATTAGGATCAGCCGCAGGCATCACCGGGAAACCCGTCCTTCTGTATTCTGTCCAGGCTTCAATACCCTGACCGAAGAGTGCAATCCACTTTTGCGTCATGATATTTTCTTTAGTAGCAGGTCCCGCAGCCGTCAGATAACCGGCAGGAACATCCAGACTGTACTGATCAAAGGCAGCGGCTATGCCTGCCTCGTACAAGGCCTGGGCATCACCACTAATATCTCCATCTACTGCGGCTTCAGCCTGGGTGAAAAGCAACTCGGCATGACTCATCAGTACAGCGGGCGAAGTAGTTTGGGCAAAAACATCAGGATTGATGGTAGCACTATAACCCAGATAGGTGGTCGCAATTTCAGTAGGCAAACCACTGGGATGTCCGCTGATCTCATCTACCAGAGAACCCGGTATGACATATACTTCCAGACGGGGATCGTTTAGCGCCTCTAACTTATCTACTAGCATACTATTGATATTCCAGTCGGTACGTCCCTGCTGTATAAGGATATCATTCCAGGGATTAACAGTGGGTAGTGAACCGTACATCAACTGGGCCGTTTCTTCACTGCTTTCTATCATGGGATATGTTGCAGGATCAGCCAGCATGGCCTGCATCTCACTGGCAGAAGAAGCAACTTTATGCGCCTGTCTGTTCAATAACTTAAAGCGCAAAGAGTTAAAAAACTTTTTCCACATCAGAATATCACCGTCAAAAAGTATATCCCCATTAATACCGGGGCCATCTGTACTTAGTAAGGTATTGGCCTCGGCTAGATCTGCAATAATGGCTGCATATGCTGCTTCCTGAGAGTCATAAGCGGGAGAATTGATTGCTTCTTCTGCTGTTCCTGATACTGCTTCTGTATAAGGAATTGCCCCCCACACATCGGTCAGGAGAGAACCTAGCCAGGCTTTCATACCTATACCAATCCCCTGATAGTTTGCATTAGGGTTCTCAGCATCAGGACCTGACAAATCCGCTATCTTCTGAAAGTTGATCATACCATCAGTGTAGAATACTTCCCAGTTGGTAATATTGACAGAAGGCTGCACATTATAGTTATCCCCTTCATTCTCATAAATATTACGGGTCAGATAGCCTATCCATGACATGGCATGGTCAAAATTAAGGCGTTGGTTACGTGTCTTGTTACCCCAGTAATTATCTACACTTTCCTGAAGGGCATGAGGCAAAAGGTACTGAGGATCTACCGATGTAGGATAATTAGGGTTGGTATTGATCTCCTCAAAATCATCCGTACAAGCACCAGCCAGCACGATCAGTGCCCAGGCCAATGATATTATCTTAAAAGTATTATATAATTTCATATGGGATTGCTTTTTAAAATTTCACATTCAGATTGAACCCAATAGAGCGAGTACTAGGCAACTGACCGTAGTTGTAGCCCAGATCTGCTGCACTGATTTCAGGATCAATGTGTGATGCGTTTTTGTGGAAGATCGCCAGGTTACGGCCTACGATTGAGAAGCGTGCAGACTGTAGAAACATGTTGTCAAACCAGCTGGAAGGCAATTGATAACCTACCGAAGCTTCTCTGAGTTTTACATAACTACCATCCATCACAGCTGCCTCGTGAAACTGGCGTCCGCTATAGTAGCTATAGAAACCACGGGCTGAAGCTACCACATCGTTGGGTACATACTGAGGAGCTTCTTCCGTACCGATATTTTTTACACCCAGTCCGATTACGCCTTCTTCTCTACCCACCACACTTTCTTCCAACACACCGGTTACGCGGGCGATACTGCTACCCATATCATAGATGTCTCCACCTTTTTTGATGTCTATCAGTGCACTTACCGATACACCTTTGAAAGTAATGGTATTGGAGATACCACCAATCCAGTCAGGTGTAATGTTTCCTATTACATGCTGTCCGGGAATATTATAAGGAAGTCCGTTGCGGAAGATTACTTCACCATCTTCCGTACGGGCTAGCTTATTTCCGTAGAGGTTACCATACGCTTCTCCAACTCTGGCTTCCAGAGAAGCACCGCGGATACTCCAGAGTGTAAGTGAGGTAAGCCCATCGGCCAGTTCCACTACTTCATTACGGTTACGGGCGAAGTTCACACTGGCATCCCAGGTTAAACCTCCGGGCAGTTGTAGTATGGTACCGCTTAACATAACTTCAACGCCTTTATTGGTGATTTCACCGGCATTTAAAACACGGCTGGTATAGCCAGATGCACGGGAAATATCCACTGCCAGAATCTGATCTTCGGTAGACTGATCATAATAAGTAACATCTAAACCCAGTCTTCCATTCAGGAAACGAAAATCAGCGCCAACTTCAATTCCGGTTGTAGTCTCCGGCTTCAGTTCTCTATTAGCAATCTCCTTGCTTTCAGAGAACTTAGGGATGCTGCCATCCCAGAGGCCTTCCGGCTGATATACCTGCTGTAGCATATAGGGGTCCGCATCATTACCTACCTGCGCCCAGCTGGCCCTGATTTTAGCAAAAGAAAGAATCTCACTTTGTACGTCCAGCATATCGGTGATGACGGCGCTGAGGGATACGGAAGGATAGAAGAAGGAGTTGCTGCCAGTAGGTAAGGTACTTGACCAGTCATTACGGCCAGTAACATCCAAAAACAAATAGTTGTTGAACCCAAACTGTGCAGA harbors:
- a CDS encoding cell division ATP-binding protein FtsE → MEESSYVFDNKPVLQVSNACIFQEHRVVLEDVHFSVEKGEFVYLVGRTGSGKSSLLKTLYADLPLKLGEVEIAGYNIKNIKASEIPYLRRRLGIIFQDFQLFADRTVDENLFFVMKATGWKDRSKMKKRLSDVLMRVGLGSSGTKMPHQLSGGEQQRVVIARALINEPILLIADEPTGNLDPQVSSGILDLFREINRSGTTVLMATHNYQFIKEFPSRVLKCENSKLLDSQKEDFELLTYL
- a CDS encoding fructose-6-phosphate aldolase → MYIIKVKGKAKIPDYIQLRDDNFVLVAYFRADRELKKLEKYGLDGKDEILKEIIERLPYGKLQKLEV
- the fsa gene encoding fructose-6-phosphate aldolase — protein: MEFFIDTANLDEIREAYDLGVLDGVTTNPSLMAKEGVTGHDNIIQRYKDICNIVDDNVSAEVIATEFDEIYKEGMALAKIDDKIVVKVPMIRDGVKAIKKFTSEGIRTNCTLIFSPGQAILAAKAGASYVSPFIGRLDDIAIDGVALIEQIVNIFQNYAYETQVLAASVRHTMHLIQCAEVGADVATCPLSVITGLLKHPLTDAGLEKFLSDYKKGNKAVTAHS
- a CDS encoding AsmA family protein, which gives rise to MKKRAVKRWVWGILGSVLLIVLLGQALLLFFGDEIFKESILLGFRRYSEQAFEPGKRPTLDFDNLSINVFTGNLSVTGLYYAGYLNIDADQDAQADHIKLSVPEADIKGVKFLDLYNHQQLRLKEIRFNQPEIQFLRARKTDTNRPTPKESIQILARNLQGHLSEYLNSVSFNSFKIWDGNVFITQQNAATDISSSNISNKFHAQHVNFSLYDFLLDSSSLGQNDRIFFTKDIDIQLGDYQLLLSDSSYLLKADTLGFSTKHKRIYLKELQMLPVSSGNDLRVHIPEISLTEIDWRDLYFDSLLVANQLVFTEPSITLQILHDSLKARTFHRLDVLHPDSLYQKISTKLSKLQINDIVFDSASLQVHRYGKDTLELLKIEDANLLLTHVELDSVLGKDSLSMVLPADSVTLDIGKLKLYLPDQRHYFTAESASLQTDSYRNFGCDVYFDAVMFKAGVDSLEELLLAPPSKPLAYEVNISSASFFGIQLETMTRDKAALLDSILITSPKVKIANFAPQSVGKQASGRFQYQSQVMEEVPESIKSLLYDWSNAQLNLSPIIAPGDSSALFQWLKAGKLQIDSGQFQIIKAKDDLSGFTQITSIDTFYATLDTISIDHLDKDSAFVFEDSKVAVLASDMDIFLKNSRFLLPGQKGEGGTLNVEAARISTLSEEAYFKNIRFLTNPNNPPSTEVWLDKMYIPYVKFNKIDLKKIYQEQQAGFAFLAVYSPQIILNYKENDQPKRELRFDIEELYPQLSSYLNKLSVPSARINNAKLLLQKISKKGIEPLFAAQKLDVHLKGFYLDSLTHMSRVRPFYADVLDVKAQDYQWNFYPEDETYPLLGLKGGEIHYNSYEGQLDMGKLNMITNIPKGSDLHNLQIYCEKIMADDIDPYRLIHDQLLQVGRLIITKPSYQVEERTKSKHAHQDEILVWQSLQPDLNKLLNTNLRNIHLRYVNVEKGKLSYLRRFAADTLSFVSVDSVEFKARNIRVNHQKNRHLHNILYADEIDFNFFTDHLLINRGGNKHKVTLRHAYFSSRDSHLRVGKLQISPPKEVFNLEENTHIAFNTTNLHLRGLDFKKAYLYGDFNVQQLNINHADSKVYLAVKQTDAKDSTASIHEVISPYLKKLNIEEIIFPESSLEIYDKKTRKISFTSPKLKANISNFYLDQTRLDKQISSITDSKQTPSERMFFAEDVSISIQDYSRSLDDGLYLLSADVIKIESAARKIGISGLKLQPQLSRSQFLKKFEYNKSLAHLYVDQIELNEVDFEEMLKKKNVIVGRVDVYEPTLEIFRDNQLPRDETKRPGLHQELLFNLDHLVNIHQLQIIDGLITYAERAEDAEKDGVITFEALNATGANLTNDPAAVKDSVVTMLDVTALVLGEGKLKTSFRFPLASKSLKFYINGTLDKMDLTKFNQILEPVAFVHIKEGVNQEMRFNFSGDREKSTGTMIFRYNNLSVQMIDREKGNTGFDEKLGSFIANAFVLKANNPKAVFLRIGNISYQRDPSKAMFHYWWQSILSGVKSSIGIDKNMEKTKDFADLKND
- a CDS encoding SusD/RagB family nutrient-binding outer membrane lipoprotein — protein: MKLYNTFKIISLAWALIVLAGACTDDFEEINTNPNYPTSVDPQYLLPHALQESVDNYWGNKTRNQRLNFDHAMSWIGYLTRNIYENEGDNYNVQPSVNITNWEVFYTDGMINFQKIADLSGPDAENPNANYQGIGIGMKAWLGSLLTDVWGAIPYTEAVSGTAEEAINSPAYDSQEAAYAAIIADLAEANTLLSTDGPGINGDILFDGDILMWKKFFNSLRFKLLNRQAHKVASSASEMQAMLADPATYPMIESSEETAQLMYGSLPTVNPWNDILIQQGRTDWNINSMLVDKLEALNDPRLEVYVIPGSLVDEISGHPSGLPTEIATTYLGYSATINPDVFAQTTSPAVLMSHAELLFTQAEAAVDGDISGDAQALYEAGIAAAFDQYSLDVPAGYLTAAGPATKENIMTQKWIALFGQGIEAWTEYRRTGFPVMPAADPNAQFQNDGVLPTRLVYPSTEYSLNETNVEAGAALNGGSDDMKTKLWWVE